In the Theobroma cacao cultivar B97-61/B2 chromosome 1, Criollo_cocoa_genome_V2, whole genome shotgun sequence genome, one interval contains:
- the LOC18610678 gene encoding uncharacterized protein LOC18610678 has product MAAFPALPDVHQPVRSISLPSRVHPASVKLEAALNHLEAWKTSSHSAAAVSSGETIQIGLVGLAELYNCVQEIISSPQTKQKLLHYQNGKLVEEALDESVTFLDTCGKGRDLLLKMKEHVQTLQSALRRRRGDLSIEIEVAAYINFRKKVKKELAKCLGALKEIESKIGSSTLLDVDQHLLMVVKALREASSITISVFQSLLLFLSMPSMKTRVRGWLKISKLIPTRFLSSEKEQKVMNEVGSVDLAVYSINGHLKIGDSMAEVEMMQMMLKTLDASIDGFEAGLDCIFKCLVQNRVTFLNIITQQ; this is encoded by the coding sequence ATGGCAGCCTTCCCTGCGTTGCCTGATGTGCACCAACCTGTTAGGTCCATTAGCTTACCCTCCAGGGTACATCCCGCTTCTGTTAAACTTGAAGCAGCACTAAATCACTTGGAAGCCTGGAAAACGTCCTCACATTCAGCAGCAGCGGTTTCTTCAGGTGAGACTATTCAGATTGGGCTAGTTGGCCTCGCAGAGTTGTACAATTGTGTTCAGGAAATCATTAGCTCTCCACAAACCAAACAAAAACTTCTTCACTATCAGAATGGGAAACTTGTGGAGGAGGCACTAGATGAGTCTGTCACATTTCTGGACACTTGTGGCAAAGGAAGGGACCTACTGTTGAAGATGAAAGAACATGTCCAAACCCTTCAATCAGCTTTACGCAGAAGGCGTGGAGATTTAAGTATTGAAATCGAAGTTGCAGCTTACATCAACTTCAGGAAGAAGGTCAAAAAGGAATTAGCCAAGTGCCTTGGAGCATTGAAGGAAATAGAAAGCAAAATTGGTTCCTCAACGCTCTTGGATGTAGATCAACATCTGTTAATGGTGGTCAAAGCCTTAAGAGAAGCAAGCTCCATTACCATCTCCGTTTTTCAGTCCCTTTTGCTCTTCCTGTCAATGCCTTCAATGAAGACAAGGGTTAGAGGATGGTTAAAGATCTCAAAATTGATTCCCACAAGATTCCTATCCTCTGAAAAGGAACAGAAGGTGATGAATGAAGTTGGGAGTGTTGATCTTGCAGTTTACTCCATCAATGGACACTTAAAGATTGGTGATAGCATGGCTGAAGTGGAAATGATGCAGATGATGTTAAAGACGCTTGATGCCAGCATCGATGGCTTTGAAGCTGGATTAGATTGCATTTTCAAGTGTTTAGTCCAAAATAGAGTCACTTTCCTTAACATCATCACTCAGCAGTGA
- the LOC18610679 gene encoding uncharacterized protein LOC18610679: MAAKYHVRSISLPSRSHPTTLRIEDELNRLKTWEASPLSTSESICAGLSGLEDLYQCMDDLLNLASTQQVLSQHQHEKCIDELLDGSVRLLDICSIARDYMFQLKERVHALQSALRRRKRDSSIENDIINYTCFRKEMKKQGKKLITELKQMDNKLGASPLLDQDHHFSAVIRVLREVNAMNTSIFQSLFSFLSALVSSKQTRWSLVSKLMHKGVISCEEKQENVNELESVDAALCRHTSDVEKMQTAHKRLVALESSIEGLENRLECVFRHLIKARTSLLNIVSQ; this comes from the coding sequence atggcTGCCAAATACCATGTAAGATCAATTAGCTTGCCTTCAAGATCACATCCTACCACCCTTAGAATTGAAGATGAGCTGAATAGGCTCAAAACTTGGGAAGCATCACCTTTGTCAACATCTGAGTCGATTTGTGCTGGTCTTTCGGGACTGGAAGACTTGTATCAGTGCATGGATGATCTTCTCAACTTGGCTTCGACCCAACAAGTCCTCTCCCAGCATCAACACGAGAAATGTATTGATGAATTGTTGGATGGATCTGTGAGGCTTTTAGATATCTGTAGTATTGCCAGGGATTACATGTTTCAACTCAAGGAACGTGTTCATGCTCTTCAATCTGCTCTGCGAAGGAGGAAGCGAGATTCAAGCATTGAGAACGACATTATTAATTACACTTGCTTCAGGAAGGAGATGAAGAAGCAGGGAAAGAAATTGATCACAGAATTGAAGCAAATGGACAACAAACTTGGAGCATCACCCCTCCTGGATCAGGATCATCATTTCTCAGCTGTGATTCGGGTGCTAAGAGAAGTTAATGCAATGAATACTTCTATCTTCCAATcccttttctcatttttgtcAGCACTAGTTTCCTCAAAGCAAACAAGATGGTCTCTGGTCTCAAAACTGATGCACAAGGGGGTAATATCATGTGAAGAGAAGCAAGAGAATGTAAATGAATTGGAAAGCGTGGATGCTGCACTTTGCAGACACACATCCGATGTTGAGAAGATGCAAACTGCACATAAAAGATTGGTCGCTTTGGAGAGTAGCATTGAAGGCCTAGAGAACCGTCTCGAATGCGTGTTTAGGCACTTGATCAAAGCAAGAACCTCTCTCTTGAACATAGTCTCTCAATAG
- the LOC18610680 gene encoding uncharacterized protein LOC18610680, protein MAAFSSKSTNRYSVRSISFPARSHPSTLRMEEELNKLRSWQGASSSNAETLCTSLFGLAELNICVEDLLNLPLTQQALAQHHNEKWDNELLDCSLKHLDLCGNTRDAILSMKQSARELQSALRRSKGGELSIESNIKAYISFRKTMKKGIANSLASLKQMDNIFGDFPQLEQNHHLSAVAGVLREASLITTTIFHALLLFLSPSLLKPKPSKWSLVSKLVRKGLTACEEHQNMNELERVDAAVSNLLLQSSRDDFEEEKIQSAKVKLESLDAIFEGFEDGLECLFRSLIHTRVSLLNILSH, encoded by the coding sequence ATGGCTGCTTTCTCCTCAAAGTCTACTAACCGGTACAGTGTCCGATCCATCAGCTTTCCAGCTAGATCACATCCGAGCACGCTTAGAATGGAAGAGGAGTTGAACAAGCTTAGGTCTTGGCAGGGCGCTTCATCATCAAATGCTGAAACACTTTGCACCAGTCTATTTGGCCTAGCAGAGTTGAATATTTGCGTAGAGGATCTTCTTAATTTGCCCCTCACACAGCAAGCTTTGGCTCAGCATCACAATGAGAAATGGGACAATGAATTGTTAGATTGTTCATTAAAGCACTTGGATCTATGCGGTAACACAAGGGATGCCATTTTGTCGATGAAACAAAGCGCTAGGGAACTTCAATCAGCTCTTCGACGAAGCAAGGGAGGAGAGCTAAGCATTGAGAGCAATATCAAAGCCTACATTTCCTTCAGGAAGACCATGAAAAAGGGAATTGCAAATTCTCTTGCATCATTGAAGCAAATGGACAACATATTCGGGGACTTTCCCCAGTTAGAACAAAACCATCATCTCTCTGCAGTGGCTGGAGTGCTAAGAGAAGCGAGCTTGATCACTACTACCATCTTTCACGCCCTCCTGTTATTCCTGTCTCCATCATTGTTGAAGCCAAAGCCTTCAAAATGGTCATTGGTTTCAAAGTTGGTGCGGAAGGGTCTAACAGCATGTGAAGAGCATCAGAACATGAACGAGTTAGAGAGAGTGGATGCTGCAGTCAGCAACTTACTACTGCAGAGTTCGAGAGATGACtttgaagaagagaaaattcaATCTGCAAAGGTAAAATTGGAATCTTTGGATGCTATCTTTGAAGGTTTTGAAGATGGATTGGAGTGCTTGTTTAGGAGCTTGATCCATACCAGGGTTTCTCTCCTAAATATACTTTCTCATTAG
- the LOC18610681 gene encoding putative B3 domain-containing protein At1g78640 — protein MDSEPFVTLVLFPLPCGDCMSSSTDKGKEDKRSFGVGESNSYERQYQREEHDVNSCQEPEVGGLSLELSLGFNDSNCTSKKRERMENPSSARGVSSSRNKRIKVDREEAKMLELTELRLAHDPYCIKKKLTESDLGNMSRLMLAEECIESHVFPFWNADQLAIIKEGLPVSVWDGDTQTEHELVFKRWNKSANVLIKNWVKDFVKRRELKLGDEIGLYWDTCNSRFQLAVLNRAARH, from the coding sequence ATGGATTCAGAGCCCTTTGTTACTTTGGTTTTGTTCCCTCTTCCATGCGGTGACTGTATGTCCAGTTCAACTGATAAGGGAAAAGAAGATAAGAGAAGTTTTGGAGTTGGGGAGAGTAATAGCTATGAACGTCAATATCAAAGGGAAGAACATGATGTGAACAGCTGCCAGGAACCGGAGGTTGGAGGTCTCTCTTTGGAACTGAGTTTGGGTTTTAATGATAGTAATTGTACTtccaagaagagagagagaatggaGAATCCTAGCAGTGCAAGAGGAGTTTCGTCCTCCAGAAACAAGAGAATTAAAGTTGACAGAGAAGAAGCGAAAATGTTAGAGTTGACTGAATTGAGGCTGGCCCATGATCCTTATTGCATTAAAAAGAAGCTTACTGAAAGCGATCTTGGCAACATGTCCAGGCTCATGCTGGCAGAAGAGTGCATAGAATCTCATGTTTTCCCATTCTGGAATGCTGATCAGCTTGCAATAATTAAGGAAGGGTTGCCAGTTTCTGTGTGGGATGGTGATACACAGACTGAACATGAGCTGGTATTCAAGCGGTGGAACAAAAGTGCCAACGTGCTTATCAAGAATTGGGTCAAGGACTTCGTGAAGAGGAGAGAACTGAAGCTGGGAGATGAAATTGGCCTTTACTGGGACACATGCAATTCAAGATTCCAACTTGCTGTCCTTAACCGAGCTGCGAGGCattaa
- the LOC18610685 gene encoding IST1-like protein, with translation MTVASAATAHSKKLMKLTLSLFRNGFNSSKCKTAAKMAVARIKLLRNKRQVVVKQMRRDIALLLQSGQDATARIRVEHVIREQNVLAANEFIELFCELVVARLSIIAKRRECPADLKEGIASLIFAAPRCAEIPELVAIRDIFQKKYGKDFVSAATDLRPNCGVNRLLIDKLSVKTPTGEVKLKVMKEIAKEHNIEWDTTESEKELLKPPEELIEGPRTFVSATSLPVKPATNHSLETKQLMTRGEGSMHFKDTVSAAEAAEESAKKAIAAAQAAAYLANRDSNLFNEASGHVKRLNDSSIITGFGNLSANSAGGFLPTYPPVNSQHMDPPVPGRTYESRSFERSNYYPGSEEARPNNVEVGKTFRRHSNNSPSAHSDIKFDESDCDEEIETEDASGSIKRPPERSPPPVPSSYDKQDSIHRVHPKLPDYDDLAARFEALKYRKSLP, from the exons ATGACGGTGGCGAGTGCTGCCACTGCCCATTCCAAGAAGCTCATGAAGCttactctttctctctttcgaAACGGCTTCAACTCCTCCAAATG CAAAACAGCGGCGAAGATGGCGGTAGCAAGGATAAAGCTGCTGAGGAACAAGAGACAGGTGGTGGTGAAGCAGATGAGGCGCGACATTGCCTTACTCCTTCAGTCCGGTCAAGATGCCACAGCTCGTATTCGG GTTGAACATGTCATAAGAGAACAGAATGTTTTGGCTGCAAATGAATTCATTGAGCTCTTCTGTGAGTTAGTTGTAGCCAGGCTTTCCATCATTGCTAAGCGAAG GGAATGCCCTGCTGATCTGAAAGAAGGAATTGCTAGTTTGATTTTTGCTGCCCCAAGGTGTGCTGAAATTCCAGAACTAGTAGCAATTAGAGATATCTTTCAGAAGAAATATGGAAAAGATTTTGTATCTGCAGCCACCGATCTGCGGCCCAATTGTGGTGTTAATCGCCTG CTGATTGACAAGCTCTCTGTAAAAACTCCTACTGGTGAAGTAAAGTTGAAAGTCATGAAGGAAATAGCCAAAGAACACAACATAGAATGGGATACAACTGAATCAGAGAAGGAATTGCTCAAACCTCCAGAAGAGCTTATA GAGGGACCACGGACTTTTGTTAGTGCCACCAGCTTGCCTGTGAAACCTGCAACAAATCATTCTCTCGAGACAAAACAGCTAATGACTAG AGGAGAAGGCTCTATGCATTTTAAAGACACAGTCTCGGCTGCTGAAGCAGCTGAAGAATCTGCAAAAAAAGCAATTGCTGCTGCTCAAGCTGCTGCTTATTTGGCAAACCGAGACAGTAATCTATTTAATGAAGCATCTGGTCATGTTAAACGTTTAAATGATTCAAGCATCATTACTGGATTTGGAAACCTTTCTGCGAATTCTGCTGGTGGATTTCTTCCTACTTATCCTCCAGTCAATTCTCAGCACATGGATCCTCCGGTCCCTGGGAGAACATATGAATCTCGGAGTTTTGAAAGGTCTAATTACTATCCGGGTAGTGAGGAAGCAAGACCTAACAATGTGGAAGTTGGAAAGACCTTCAGGAGACACAGCAACAATTCCCCTTCTGCACATTCAGATATAAAGTTCGATGAATCAGATTGTGATGAAGAAATAGAAACTGAAGATGCTTCCGGCAGCATTAAACGCCCACCTGAAAGATCTCCACCACCAGTACCTTCATCTTATGATAAACAGGATTCTATTCATCGTGTTCACCCCAAATTGCCAGATTATGATGATCTTGCAGCTCGCTTTGAAGCTCTCAAGTATCGCAAGTCACTACCTTGA